A single region of the Acetivibrio cellulolyticus CD2 genome encodes:
- a CDS encoding ABC transporter substrate-binding protein, with amino-acid sequence MGRSTIKIKLCVLILLCITILFAACDQNLQSNGTLKQNDSSSPLPEYEIVWYHMNTPQKDSGLVLEEVNKYLKKKINARLKLELIDFNNYDKEIKSVISSGQKFDLCFTSAWINSYVQNSLKGSFVELDTLLEKYGKGILERSPKVLLDGAKVNGKIYAVPSIKELGHQFCITLNKKYVQKYGFDISSVSELEDLEPMFQVIKENEPDVVPYLICAYSCSAFSMPMERIDEQVPSALYFDNRTDYKLVNTFETPEFQQYAALMHKWYKKAYILQDAATIKSIAGYEKTGNWFVGASAYNPRVSSELSNRLGYDVVTVPLRQPFITKKDIEYHMQAISSTSEDPERVMMFLELLNTDKYLYNLLGYGIEGIHYKKVSENVIDMCGNGYSIANHTYGNSYLAYSMSYYPKTLNEDFKDFDSRAIISPLLEFNFDPTPVESEIAKITEVTEEVEAPVFVGAVDPKIYIPKVIEKYKKAGLDKVMDEQQRQIDQWISKKSGQ; translated from the coding sequence ATGGGCAGGAGCACTATTAAAATTAAATTATGTGTTTTAATTCTCTTATGCATTACTATTCTTTTTGCTGCATGTGATCAAAATTTGCAGAGTAATGGAACGCTGAAACAAAATGACAGTAGTTCTCCATTACCGGAATATGAAATTGTCTGGTATCATATGAATACTCCTCAGAAGGATTCCGGACTTGTCTTAGAAGAGGTTAACAAATACCTTAAGAAAAAAATAAATGCCAGACTAAAGTTGGAATTGATTGATTTTAACAATTACGATAAGGAAATTAAGTCAGTAATTTCATCCGGTCAAAAGTTTGATTTATGCTTTACATCTGCTTGGATAAACAGCTATGTCCAAAACTCCTTAAAAGGATCTTTCGTTGAGCTTGATACCTTGCTAGAGAAATACGGAAAGGGTATTTTGGAGCGTTCTCCCAAAGTATTGTTGGATGGTGCAAAAGTAAACGGTAAAATATACGCCGTTCCGTCGATAAAGGAACTTGGGCACCAATTCTGTATTACACTTAATAAAAAATATGTGCAAAAGTATGGATTTGACATATCATCCGTCTCAGAGCTTGAAGATTTGGAACCTATGTTTCAGGTTATAAAGGAAAATGAACCCGATGTTGTCCCTTACCTGATATGTGCATATTCTTGTTCCGCTTTTTCCATGCCTATGGAAAGAATCGACGAGCAGGTACCAAGTGCTTTATACTTTGATAACCGGACAGACTACAAGCTGGTGAATACTTTTGAAACACCCGAGTTTCAGCAATATGCAGCTTTAATGCATAAATGGTATAAAAAAGCCTATATTCTTCAAGATGCAGCCACTATAAAAAGTATAGCTGGCTATGAGAAAACTGGAAATTGGTTTGTCGGTGCTTCAGCATACAATCCCAGGGTCTCAAGTGAGCTTTCAAACCGCTTGGGGTACGATGTTGTAACTGTACCCTTAAGGCAGCCGTTTATTACCAAAAAGGATATAGAATATCATATGCAGGCAATATCCTCTACCTCTGAGGACCCGGAAAGGGTAATGATGTTTTTGGAATTGCTTAATACCGACAAGTATTTATACAACCTGTTAGGATACGGTATAGAGGGGATACACTATAAAAAGGTTTCGGAAAATGTTATAGATATGTGCGGCAATGGGTATTCTATTGCAAATCATACCTACGGAAACAGTTATCTGGCATATTCCATGTCCTATTATCCTAAAACATTGAACGAGGATTTCAAAGATTTTGATTCAAGGGCAATTATTTCACCTTTGTTGGAATTCAACTTTGACCCGACACCAGTAGAAAGTGAGATAGCCAAAATAACAGAAGTAACTGAGGAAGTAGAAGCACCTGTTTTTGTTGGCGCAGTTGATCCTAAAATTTATATTCCCAAGGTGATTGAAAAATACAAGAAGGCTGGACTTGACAAAGTTATGGATGAACAGCAGAGGCAAATCGATCAGTGGATATCAAAAAAGTCAGGTCAGTAG
- a CDS encoding response regulator transcription factor, with product MYRMLIADDEPFIVEGLKYIMNWEEFGIELIGTASNGFEALELIKKGGADLLITDIKMPKMSGLELIQKVKELKLNTRFIILSGYDDFEYLKESIKLGIENYLLKPINCEELEETIVNARNKLESQNLQNSYSNKDMDIIKNNILYRWVTASISESELLERASLLDIPLEYSKYVACILRLFPNTDAGDDLYVLIQKAEEICANAIKSCNSGVIFCTPENNIVFIMNDLEESHNLARHCISNLKDDLNVNCFITIGSIENDYKIVSRSYFRALELQQHSIIMPANSILDYLSFMKRSTEKNESISPLIKRVLEYVKNNHSSDLSLKTLAIDFNANSNYLGQLFKEETGEYFSDYLNMVRINKAKELLQSTGKSTKDISVDVGYKDVNYFYKTFKKYCGVSPSEFRSM from the coding sequence ATGTACAGAATGTTAATAGCAGATGATGAACCTTTCATTGTTGAGGGGCTTAAATACATTATGAACTGGGAAGAGTTCGGTATTGAGCTGATAGGTACAGCTTCGAACGGTTTTGAAGCATTGGAGCTAATAAAAAAGGGAGGAGCAGACCTCCTTATTACAGATATAAAAATGCCTAAAATGAGTGGGCTGGAACTAATACAAAAGGTAAAGGAGCTTAAGCTAAACACTCGTTTTATTATCTTAAGCGGCTATGATGACTTTGAATATTTGAAGGAGTCGATAAAGCTTGGTATAGAGAATTACCTTCTAAAGCCAATAAACTGCGAAGAACTCGAAGAAACAATAGTGAATGCAAGAAATAAACTTGAAAGCCAGAATTTGCAAAATTCGTATTCAAATAAAGATATGGATATTATAAAAAATAATATCCTCTATAGGTGGGTTACTGCCTCCATAAGCGAGAGTGAACTATTAGAGAGGGCTTCGCTTCTTGATATTCCATTGGAATATTCAAAATATGTAGCATGTATTCTCAGACTTTTTCCAAATACAGATGCCGGTGACGACTTGTACGTACTTATACAAAAAGCAGAAGAAATTTGCGCTAATGCAATAAAGTCCTGCAACTCAGGAGTTATATTTTGTACTCCTGAAAACAACATTGTATTCATAATGAATGATTTGGAAGAGTCTCATAATCTAGCTAGGCATTGTATAAGCAATTTGAAGGATGACTTGAATGTAAACTGTTTTATTACGATTGGCAGCATTGAGAATGATTATAAAATTGTATCGAGAAGCTACTTCAGAGCGCTGGAATTGCAGCAGCACTCAATAATAATGCCGGCCAATAGCATACTTGATTACTTAAGCTTTATGAAAAGGTCAACAGAAAAGAATGAAAGTATTAGTCCTTTAATAAAAAGAGTTTTAGAGTACGTCAAAAATAACCATTCCAGTGATCTTAGCTTAAAAACATTAGCAATTGACTTCAACGCCAATTCCAACTACTTGGGACAATTGTTCAAAGAAGAAACAGGCGAATATTTCTCTGATTATTTAAATATGGTAAGAATAAACAAAGCAAAGGAACTCCTTCAAAGCACTGGCAAAAGTACTAAAGACATCTCCGTCGATGTAGGATATAAGGATGTAAACTATTTCTACAAAACTTTTAAAAAGTATTGTGGAGTTTCACCTTCAGAGTTTCGGAGCATGTAG
- a CDS encoding DUF1287 domain-containing protein: MKKVLIISSVVLILGIAAIMPINYFLYGDYLYFMRPKIDVENLVVNSDMDKDGISDLDDILEGARKEIRNHPKYKSEYYSGGYPPQTEGVCTDVVWRALKNAGYDLKSNIDKDIKQNLQDYSGSVANPDPNIDFRRVKNQYVFFKKYAMNLTTEVIPYDKSNLVQWQRGDIVVLPQHVAIISDKRGKNGVPYIIHNASTYPKEENHLLNWYNSQNIIGHFRFCDSEARH, encoded by the coding sequence ATGAAAAAAGTATTAATAATTAGCAGTGTTGTTTTAATTTTGGGTATTGCAGCTATTATGCCTATCAACTACTTTCTTTACGGAGATTATTTATATTTTATGAGACCAAAGATAGATGTAGAAAATCTTGTAGTAAACAGCGACATGGATAAAGACGGTATTTCTGATCTTGATGACATTTTAGAGGGTGCCAGAAAGGAAATTCGAAACCACCCTAAATACAAGAGCGAATATTATTCAGGCGGCTATCCTCCCCAAACTGAAGGGGTTTGTACCGATGTTGTATGGAGAGCCCTTAAAAATGCAGGCTACGACCTTAAATCCAATATTGATAAAGATATCAAACAAAATCTACAGGATTATTCCGGCTCAGTTGCAAACCCCGATCCAAATATTGATTTCAGGCGTGTTAAGAACCAGTATGTTTTTTTCAAGAAATATGCCATGAATTTAACAACAGAAGTCATACCTTATGACAAAAGCAACCTGGTACAATGGCAAAGGGGAGACATCGTTGTTTTACCGCAGCATGTTGCCATCATATCTGATAAAAGAGGCAAAAATGGTGTACCCTATATAATTCACAATGCCAGTACATACCCGAAAGAGGAAAACCATTTGCTCAATTGGTACAATTCACAAAATATAATAGGGCACTTCAGGTTTTGTGATTCAGAAGCGAGGCACTGA
- a CDS encoding cell wall hydrolase, with translation MYFTKKAAVFIATTALTLALAIPVNASSYTVVNNDSIYSISQTFNTSTTKIKTDNNLSSNTIYPGQVLKVPGVDYTVKSGDSLYLIAKRAGISLLSLRKANNKWDNSLYIGQKLVLPIANGVNTSKSAISYSAYELDLLARLINAEAASEPYQAKVGVGAVVVNRVKSSQFPNTISGVIYQKDSRYYQFTPVENGWINKPATSSAKQAALEALNGVDPTNGALYYFDDSATNKWLWSKPIALRVGKMVYVY, from the coding sequence ATGTATTTTACTAAAAAGGCAGCAGTATTTATTGCTACTACAGCCTTAACTTTAGCGTTGGCTATACCAGTCAATGCAAGCAGTTACACTGTTGTAAACAATGACTCAATTTATTCCATCAGCCAGACCTTCAACACAAGTACAACAAAAATTAAGACAGATAATAATTTGTCGAGCAATACAATCTATCCCGGCCAGGTACTCAAAGTTCCGGGCGTAGATTATACAGTAAAAAGCGGTGACTCACTCTACCTTATTGCTAAAAGAGCTGGAATTTCGCTTTTATCCTTGAGAAAAGCAAACAATAAGTGGGACAATTCACTTTATATTGGTCAGAAGTTAGTTTTACCTATTGCAAATGGAGTAAATACCAGTAAATCGGCAATATCCTATTCCGCTTATGAACTCGATTTGCTTGCAAGGCTCATCAATGCTGAAGCAGCCAGTGAGCCCTATCAAGCAAAGGTTGGGGTTGGTGCAGTAGTGGTAAACAGGGTAAAGAGTTCCCAGTTTCCAAACACCATTAGTGGTGTCATTTATCAGAAGGATAGCCGCTATTATCAGTTTACACCCGTTGAAAACGGTTGGATAAACAAACCTGCAACATCTTCTGCAAAACAAGCCGCATTGGAAGCGCTTAACGGGGTTGACCCAACGAACGGCGCATTGTATTATTTTGATGATAGTGCAACAAATAAATGGCTGTGGTCAAAACCAATTGCATTAAGAGTTGGAAAAATGGTATACGTTTATTAA
- a CDS encoding sensor histidine kinase, producing MKHSIQPLIENYIVHGIDTDRPDNLLTIRAFKHEGDIYIYVIDNGSGIPEEKLNHIKQKLKNPDVESSSGLGLTNVNERIMLLFGSSYGMDIYSEYEKGTVVMLKLPAKTREELESNVQNVNSR from the coding sequence ATGAAGCATTCAATACAGCCTCTGATCGAAAACTATATTGTTCATGGAATTGACACTGATAGACCCGATAATTTATTGACAATCAGGGCTTTTAAGCATGAGGGTGATATATACATATATGTTATAGACAATGGAAGCGGTATACCGGAAGAAAAGTTAAACCATATTAAGCAGAAGCTTAAGAACCCCGATGTGGAAAGTAGTTCTGGTCTGGGTCTGACAAATGTAAATGAACGGATAATGTTGTTATTCGGAAGCAGTTATGGAATGGACATATACAGTGAGTACGAAAAGGGAACTGTTGTTATGCTAAAATTACCTGCCAAAACAAGAGAGGAGCTGGAAAGCAATGTACAGAATGTTAATAGCAGATGA